The following are from one region of the Syntrophales bacterium genome:
- a CDS encoding efflux RND transporter periplasmic adaptor subunit, producing MSKKKRIILLAALIIAAVAIYKFVQIRAQTDPNGIRVSGNIEITDAEVSFKIPGRVEKRLVSEGERVKAGQVVALLDQAELSREVAIRRAEEQAARAFLAELEAGSRTEEIAQAEAGVQKAQARLDELLAGSRPQEVAVATAAAEKAQADRDRLKTDYERQKQLYEKDVISAREFEASRTAYEVAAGKLQEDAERLKLVREGPRREAIDQARASLNEVRERYSLVKKGPRREAIDQARARLKQSQEAVAMAATRLGYATLLSPLAGVVLSENVEAGEYVAPGTPIVTVGDLENVWLRAYINETDLGRVKIGQKVRVTTDTYPGKAYEGQISFISSQAEFTPKNVQTEKERVKLVYRVKVDFANPTMELKAGMPADAVIMTGK from the coding sequence ATGAGCAAGAAGAAACGGATCATTCTGCTTGCGGCGCTCATCATCGCGGCCGTCGCGATCTACAAGTTCGTTCAAATTCGCGCGCAGACCGATCCGAATGGAATCCGTGTTTCGGGCAATATCGAAATCACCGATGCGGAGGTGAGTTTCAAGATTCCCGGGCGGGTAGAAAAGCGTCTGGTCTCCGAAGGTGAGCGGGTCAAGGCGGGGCAGGTTGTCGCCTTACTGGATCAGGCTGAACTGAGTCGGGAAGTGGCCATTCGAAGGGCGGAAGAGCAGGCCGCACGTGCGTTCCTTGCCGAGCTCGAGGCTGGATCGCGAACCGAGGAAATCGCCCAGGCTGAGGCTGGTGTTCAGAAGGCCCAGGCCCGTCTCGACGAACTGCTTGCAGGTTCTAGACCTCAGGAAGTGGCCGTCGCGACGGCGGCGGCTGAAAAGGCGCAAGCCGATCGCGACCGCCTGAAAACGGATTATGAGCGGCAAAAACAGCTCTACGAAAAGGACGTGATATCCGCCCGCGAGTTTGAGGCCTCCCGGACCGCCTATGAAGTTGCCGCAGGAAAGTTGCAGGAGGATGCGGAGCGCCTGAAGCTTGTCCGGGAGGGGCCCCGCCGGGAAGCGATCGACCAGGCGCGGGCGTCCCTGAATGAGGTCAGGGAACGCTACTCCCTAGTCAAGAAAGGACCTCGACGCGAGGCCATCGATCAGGCACGGGCACGCCTGAAGCAGAGTCAAGAGGCGGTTGCCATGGCCGCGACACGGCTGGGCTATGCGACGCTGCTTTCCCCCCTTGCCGGGGTCGTCCTTTCGGAAAACGTCGAGGCGGGGGAGTATGTTGCCCCGGGTACGCCGATTGTGACCGTAGGGGATTTGGAAAACGTATGGCTTCGCGCCTATATCAACGAGACCGACCTGGGACGGGTGAAAATCGGTCAGAAGGTTCGTGTAACCACCGACACCTATCCGGGCAAGGCGTATGAAGGCCAAATCTCCTTTATCTCTTCCCAGGCTGAATTTACCCCCAAGAATGTACAGACGGAAAAGGAGCGGGTCAAACTGGTGTACCGGGTGAAAGTGGACTTCGCCAATCCCACGATGGAATTGAAGGCCGGCATGCCGGCCGATGCCGTCATCATGACGGGGAAATAG
- a CDS encoding anaerobic nitric oxide reductase flavorubredoxin encodes MKRPIKNNVSWIGKIDWELRKFHGDEYSTHRGSTYNSYLVEEEKVALIDTVWAPYAGEYVENLEKTIALKKIDYVIANHAESDHSGALPELMSRIPDVPIYCTANGVKSLKGHYHKDWNFHPVKTGDKLSLGVKELIFVEAPMLHWPDTMFCYLTGDNVLFSNDAFGQHYASELLFNDLVDQAELMAECIKYYANILTPFSEQVTKKIQEVLAFNLPVDIICTSHGVIWRDNPVQIVQQYLKWADSYQENQITLVYDTMWNGTRVMAENIAAGLHEADPRINVKLFNLAKSDRNDVMTEIFKSRALLVGSPTINRGVLTSIAGLLEEMKGLKFKNKKAAAFGCYGWSGESVKVIKGQLESAGFQVVDEGLRCLWNPNQQSVESCVEYGRKLVGQLA; translated from the coding sequence ATGAAACGACCTATCAAAAACAACGTCTCCTGGATCGGGAAGATCGACTGGGAGCTTCGGAAGTTCCACGGGGACGAGTATTCGACCCACCGTGGTTCCACCTATAACTCCTACCTGGTCGAGGAGGAGAAGGTCGCCTTGATTGACACGGTTTGGGCGCCCTACGCCGGGGAGTACGTCGAGAACCTCGAAAAGACGATCGCTCTGAAGAAGATCGACTACGTTATCGCCAACCACGCGGAGAGCGACCACAGCGGGGCGCTCCCGGAACTGATGAGCCGCATTCCGGATGTGCCGATCTACTGCACGGCAAACGGCGTCAAGTCTCTCAAGGGCCATTACCACAAAGACTGGAACTTCCATCCGGTCAAGACCGGGGATAAACTCAGCCTGGGGGTCAAGGAGCTGATCTTCGTCGAGGCCCCGATGCTTCACTGGCCGGATACCATGTTCTGCTATCTGACGGGGGACAATGTCCTTTTCAGCAACGACGCCTTCGGCCAGCACTATGCCTCGGAGTTGCTGTTCAACGATCTCGTCGATCAGGCGGAGCTGATGGCGGAGTGCATCAAGTACTACGCCAACATCCTGACCCCCTTCAGTGAGCAGGTGACGAAGAAGATCCAGGAAGTCCTCGCCTTCAACCTCCCCGTGGACATCATCTGCACGAGCCATGGCGTGATCTGGCGGGATAACCCGGTGCAAATCGTCCAACAATATCTGAAGTGGGCGGACAGCTACCAGGAGAACCAAATCACCCTTGTCTATGACACGATGTGGAACGGGACGCGGGTCATGGCGGAGAACATCGCCGCAGGGCTCCACGAGGCCGATCCCCGGATCAACGTGAAGCTCTTCAACCTGGCCAAGTCGGACCGAAACGACGTCATGACGGAGATCTTCAAATCCCGCGCCCTCCTGGTCGGCTCGCCGACGATCAACCGTGGTGTCCTGACATCGATCGCCGGGCTGTTGGAAGAGATGAAGGGATTGAAGTTCAAGAACAAGAAGGCGGCGGCCTTCGGCTGTTACGGCTGGAGCGGCGAATCGGTCAAGGTGATCAAAGGGCAGCTTGAATCGGCTGGTTTTCAGGTGGTGGACGAGGGCCTGCGCTGCCTGTGGAACCCGAATCAGCAGAGTGTGGAATCCTGCGTCGAGTATGGCAGGAAGCTGGTTGGTCAGCTTGCCTGA
- a CDS encoding cupin domain-containing protein, producing MERINLKEKEAFKKEGRGMTNLIDEPFLLINQVCLEPGQNVPEHRANSNVTLQVISGEGTFAVGAETMKLEAGNLLRIPLNSTMSIRNESPVRLVFLVIKTPHPDALKEGGTAGKGMEGRFVNLIQFPSLKVGKEEELIAWFRRSSEVFAKHPGFISRTLLKATDEAGHYAAVVEHESQETFMAMHLSDERQALFGQVEKLIDGMPEPQFYNVAVTRRK from the coding sequence ATGGAGAGGATCAATCTGAAGGAGAAAGAGGCGTTCAAGAAGGAGGGGCGGGGGATGACCAACCTGATCGACGAACCCTTCCTGCTGATCAACCAGGTTTGCCTGGAACCGGGGCAGAATGTCCCCGAGCATCGGGCAAATTCCAACGTGACCCTCCAGGTGATTTCCGGAGAGGGGACCTTCGCCGTCGGCGCGGAGACGATGAAATTGGAGGCGGGGAATCTCCTGCGCATTCCTCTGAATTCCACCATGAGCATCAGGAACGAATCCCCGGTACGGCTGGTGTTTCTGGTGATCAAGACACCCCATCCGGATGCCCTCAAAGAGGGCGGGACCGCAGGAAAGGGGATGGAGGGGCGCTTCGTGAATCTAATCCAATTTCCCTCCCTGAAGGTGGGGAAAGAAGAAGAACTCATCGCATGGTTCCGGCGCTCCAGCGAGGTCTTTGCCAAACATCCGGGGTTCATCTCCCGGACGCTGCTCAAGGCGACGGATGAGGCAGGCCATTATGCCGCCGTCGTCGAGCACGAATCGCAGGAGACCTTCATGGCCATGCACCTGAGCGATGAACGGCAGGCCCTCTTTGGTCAGGTGGAAAAATTGATCGACGGGATGCCGGAGCCCCAGTTCTACAACGTGGCGGTGACCCGCCGGAAATAG
- a CDS encoding Xaa-Pro peptidase family protein — MTCSPYSERVQRCAGLMKAAGFDVLLLAKPANMAYLTGDGRLCAYAMITKEGKVALGVPSTDVADVKRLACFDHITGFEDEVGMIHSIAHHFKHFEIQEGSVGLEYTFLTHSMMGMLTHPHGKPEKVVAKDCTPILSGLRIVKEDGEIERIRAAADVAVAGMAAAVRCLKPGLTESQVAAEAEYAMRQAGADEFWRTYVSSGPRTNIAHGLPTQRRIQEGDLVMIDIHPIVNGYSADICRTVCAGKPTTEQQTAYDLFLKAQQGAIAQVKTGVGMTDLDDTLHGIIRDAGHGEHLFGPTIHGVGIEFEEAPLPPGHAFFHGEKAPPPLEANVVIAVGNCGLYTGPWGVRVEDTVVVKSEGPEVLTNFARTLES, encoded by the coding sequence ATGACTTGCTCTCCCTATTCCGAGCGCGTTCAGCGCTGCGCCGGGCTGATGAAGGCGGCCGGATTCGACGTTCTGCTCCTGGCCAAACCGGCGAACATGGCCTATTTGACGGGTGACGGACGCCTGTGCGCCTATGCCATGATCACCAAAGAGGGGAAGGTCGCCCTGGGGGTCCCCTCCACGGACGTGGCGGACGTTAAAAGGCTTGCCTGTTTTGACCACATTACGGGCTTCGAGGATGAGGTGGGGATGATCCATTCCATCGCCCACCATTTCAAACATTTCGAGATTCAGGAAGGAAGCGTAGGGTTGGAATACACCTTTCTGACCCACTCCATGATGGGCATGCTGACCCATCCTCACGGGAAACCAGAGAAGGTGGTCGCAAAAGACTGCACGCCCATCCTGTCCGGGTTGAGGATCGTCAAGGAGGACGGCGAGATTGAAAGGATCCGGGCCGCTGCAGACGTTGCCGTGGCAGGGATGGCCGCCGCCGTCCGGTGTCTCAAGCCGGGACTGACCGAAAGCCAGGTTGCAGCAGAGGCGGAATATGCCATGCGTCAAGCCGGCGCTGACGAGTTCTGGCGGACGTACGTTTCCTCCGGTCCCCGGACGAACATCGCCCATGGTCTGCCTACGCAGCGCCGGATTCAGGAAGGCGACCTGGTCATGATCGACATCCACCCGATCGTGAACGGCTACAGCGCCGATATATGCCGGACCGTCTGCGCCGGGAAACCGACCACGGAGCAGCAGACCGCCTACGATCTCTTTCTGAAAGCGCAGCAGGGAGCCATCGCCCAGGTGAAGACCGGCGTCGGCATGACGGATCTGGACGACACCCTGCACGGCATCATCCGCGACGCGGGGCACGGCGAGCACCTCTTCGGCCCGACGATCCACGGCGTCGGCATCGAATTCGAGGAGGCGCCCCTTCCGCCCGGGCACGCCTTCTTCCACGGAGAGAAGGCCCCGCCGCCATTGGAAGCCAACGTGGTCATCGCCGTGGGGAATTGCGGCCTCTACACCGGACCCTGGGGCGTACGCGTCGAGGACACCGTGGTCGTGAAGTCCGAAGGTCCCGAGGTCCTGACGAACTTTGCTCGTACACTGGAATCATGA